One segment of Solanum stenotomum isolate F172 chromosome 1, ASM1918654v1, whole genome shotgun sequence DNA contains the following:
- the LOC125853821 gene encoding uncharacterized protein LOC125853821, whose product MGNEDAQKHEEGEGMDEQELCIHKNLAKEQQKEVNQHVEIPKVMQPLPKIPPFHQRLKKKNEDEKFKKVLSVFKTLSTNLPLVEALLEMSGYTKFMKELVTKKRSLDFETIEVSHSCSVIMTKELIKKREDPEAFTIPCTVGMLQFAKDLCDLGASINLMHYAIYKKFGLGEPKATTMRLLMADRSIKHPVGILYDILVKVDRFIFPANFVILDCEIDAEIPTILGWPFLATERALVDIESGKLKFQVNEDEVTFNNCKSMKYPSDIHVVSTDDVIDEVVASVSHLMCMNEPLEVVLANYDESEVQGYEEVVATLSGLGGYSKTTIKLDIDLKKKRVLPESHQQKNRLI is encoded by the coding sequence ATGGGAAATGAAGATGCTCAAAAGCATGAAGAAGGTGAAGGCATGGACGAACAAGAGTTGTGTATTCATAAAAACCTTGCCAAAGAACAACAAAAGGAAGTGAACCAGCACGTTGAAATTCCAAAAGTCATGCAACCTTTACCTAAAATACCTCCATTTCACCAAcgattaaagaaaaagaatgaagatgagaagttcaagaaggtCCTATCAGTGTTCAAGACACTATCGACCAACCTCCCCCTTGTGGAAGCATTATTGGAAATGTCGGGATACACCAAGTTCATGAAAGAGTTGGTCACAAAGAAGAGGAGTTTGGATTTTGAGACAATTGAAGTTTCCCATAGTTGTAGTGTTATTATGACTAAGGAGCtgataaaaaagagagaagatccCGAGGCATTCACTATTCCTTGCACCGTAGGCATGCTCCAATTCGCTAAAGATTTATGCGATTTAGGAGCAAGCATCAACTTAATGCACTATgcaatatacaaaaaatttggGTTGGGTGAACCGAAAGCAACCACAATGAGACTCCTGATGGCAGACCGTTCAATCAAACATCCTGTGGGGATACTTTATGACATCCTGGTAAAGGTCGATCGGTTCATTTTTCCAgctaattttgtgattttagatTGTGAAATAGATGCCGAAATTCCTACTATTTTGGGATGGCCATTCTTGGCAACCGAGAGAGCATTGGTAGATATTGAAAGTGGAAAATTGAAGTTTCAGGTGAACGAAGATGAAGTAACCTTTAATAATTGTAAATCCATGAAATACCCAAGTGATATTCATGTGGTGTCTACTGATGATGTTATTGATGAGGTGGTAGCTAGTGTGAGCCATTTGATGTGCATGAATGAACCCCTTGAAGTTGTACTTGCTAATTATGATGAATCTGAAGTTCAGGGCTACGAGGAAGTAGTAGCTACCTTGTCAGGATTAGGAGGATATTCAAAGACTACAATCAAGTTGGATATtgacctaaaaaaaaaaagagtcctCCCGGAAAGCCATCAACAGAAGAACCGCCTAATCTAG